In Candida albicans SC5314 chromosome 4, complete sequence, the genomic window ATTTACATATATGAATATTCGTgacaaaagaaacaagTTCTATAACGAGCCTGCGCTTTCTACTGTTCAAcagtttcaaatttaaactCTTGACCAATGGCTGTTGATATTTCTTCCTCTAATAATGATGTCAATGAACTTCCATCACGTAATGTGACCCATTTACCGCCAATTAAATCGTATCTTTTAGGACCACTAATAGGAGAGCTCAAccaaatttgtttatttggCGGTTGTTTGTTAATCACATAAGTACCATTTGGTGGCAACGTCAAAGTTAAAACCCCTTGACTCAATTCGGAATCCACTTGTTCAAAGTCTTCATTCAATTCCTCTAACAGATCAGACAAGTTCTCTAAATACTCGTTGGAAACTTTAGCATACTCGTTATCTGTaagtttatcaattttatcatctATAGCTTCACCTTCAGTACTGAGCGAATAAGCTCTAATTGAGCCTATTGGTCTCAAAGCAGACGCCACAGTTGGCAATGTCTTGGTGATGAATCTGGTTTGAGGGTATATAAGTTGTCGAGTACAAGCTGGTTTGCTAAGGCATTTAGCTGAATTCAATGCAAATCTTTTGAACATTTCTAAGAGTATACAGTTATAAGGAGGGAAAGTATGTTTAGTACAGTGTTATGATTGAGTTTAAAATAGTATCGAATAGTAACAGtgtttttctgttttttttcttttttggttatCCAATCGAgccattttttttccactCATTCAAAATagtattcttcttcttctttactTCCGACTTTTGTCGCgtgaatttaatttttgttaaTTCCGACTCCAATTCTCCCTCAAATGACGACCGagataaatcaaatcaacaaatacatcaaagaaaaaattaccACTAACTCTTCACTTTTCAAAACAACTTTTCATCAACTCATTAACCATAGATATACGTTATTGATGTTTTTCACTATTTTGATTATAGCAGTCATATTAGTGGCTGTGATGGTAATATTACCTTATGCATCGGGTttaacaaaaattgaaatcgATAGATCTCATCACCAGTCTCTGAAAAAGTCATCACAGGAAAGCAAACCtccacaacaacagcaacaacaatattacGGATATGTTCCACCGGATGAGATACAAGATTTGGACGACCAAGCtaatcaacaacaccaGTCTTTAAAAGATAGAGCACATTTATTAAAGGAAAGACTTCAAGTTACGGCCGATGACATACCGCTTAAAATCAAACTCAACAAACTTGACAGTGGAAGTACTGCTAGTGGTAATAGCAGTGGATTGAGACatagaaaaagagagaaattGGACCTTGATAATAATCCAAACACTTATGATTATGacattgatgaattgattgcAGAGGAGAATGATTTGGCCAGAAAAgagcaacaacaagaattcTATAAAGATCAAATAATCGGtaaagaaagagaagaaatGGTTTAAGCACCTCAATACAGATCTGAGTTTTAAGTGAAGCAAAATTTATCTATTTAGTTGTACATATGTAGGTGTGTTAATGTAAAAACTTTAATGGCAGCACTAACTCTCCCGAAAAAAGGCAGTTTAACATACTATATGATTGATACTTACGTGTGGTTCGTTTATTTGATTATGctgcaaaaaaattgacaaaaaaTGGCACACCCAAAAAATGCCATAGTTTCGAGAAATCACTAATATATCTAAAGATTAAACTGGATCAATTTTTCCAGAAGATTGTAACACAAACCACAACAATAGTATGCTTCTGAGCATAAGGTGGGATGAGGCTTTGCTAATATTGCTAAATTACTTGAATGACTATCCAGTCACCATCACTTGTTTCTTGGTACTATTAATTATAGCATTGGGGATTGCCATAGATTATATCATTACTCCTAAAGAAATTGCTAATATATTCCCAATTCCTGGTGAACTACCATTTATTGGACATTTGCATCTTATCCTTGAGAATCCCGCACTAATCTATTTGACTTGGTCAAAATTATATAACCAATcgatttttcaaattcgGATTGGAAATAAACGAgtcgttgttgttaataGTTTTGACGATGTTGTTGGATTATGGGTTAACCATAGTTGCCAAAACAATTCCCGGCCATTAAGCTATACATTTCATGATTTGGTATCGGCAATTCAAGGATTTACTATTGGGTCTACTCCAGCGAGTTTaacatttcaaaaaaagaagaagaccATCTCacaatatttgaataagcgacaaattgaattgaaactGGATACCATTAATCGTCAAATAAATATCATGATTGGTGAGCTATGGAAACgtgataatgaatttgaagaCATTAATTTGTTACCGtatttccaaaaatttgttttacaAACGGCAATTTTCATTGGGTATGGGATCGAGTTGGATTGTTATAAAGAACATAGTCAGTTCTGTcaagaaataattgatattgaaaataaaatcattcGGTTAAGAtcaccaatttcaaatttacaAGACTCAATCCCCTTGTTGCGGATTATGCCTCGGTGGTTCAACAACTCGGAAATTGCCCGAATGTGTGgtgaaagaagaaatagctatatgaataaattgtatcaacaacttcaacaaGGGCTAGCTGAAGATTTGCcacaatataaaaatagTATATTGGGAGATTTAATAACTAAGACTACGAATACCcagaataataatgatgatagtAGTGACACCAATTGTACTTCTCAcaataattgtttaaaCGAGCAAGAAATCCAAAGTATATGTCTAACATTAATTAGTGCTGGACTAGATAATACTCCATTGAGTTTAAACTATCTATTTGGAATTCTATCACACCCTAAAATAGGCGAACACTTGCAAAATAGGGCGATACAAGATATTCTTGAAGATTCTGGTGGTAATATAGTACTTGCCTGGGAAAAAGTACTGCTGTTGCAGGGGCAGATGACCACTAATCAACAAAACCCAATGAATTGTCAATATATTGAAGCGTTAGTGTTGGAAACATTACGACATTTTACAGTATTGCCATTAAGCTTACCACGTTTGACTACGAAGGCGATCCGATACAAAGATTTCGTTATTCCTAAAGAGACACATTTATTTATGAATGCTTATTCTGCAAATCATGACTGCCAGATTTTTGTTAACCCCTATAAATTTGATCCTGATCGATGGTTGGATCCAGTATCAAATAGCATCAAATCTCagtttttgaatttcataatcaataacaacagTAAAAGCAGTAGTGGTCATGGTCATCAATTCAAGTCTCTTCATAGTCATCAACATTTTGCCTTTGGTGCAGGTTCAAGAATGTGTTCTGGTTATAATTTGGTGATTAAACAAATGTATGTCATGATTATTAAAATGCTATTGATATTTGAAATCCACCCACCTACTaatatcaagaaattaatgGAATTAAACCCTTTTAAAAACAATCTGAACCCAAAAGGTACATCGTTTGAACCGAAAACTAACCATATAAACTTAAAGTTCCGCAAACTACCTAACTATAAATCGCTACACGAATTAGTATTACACCAAAGTTAAATAGTCgaatataaaataaaatttgctatttctattaatattattagttttgtaatatcatttttaaaaaagtcataaataataaacGATAGCCCAGCATATATACGTATATATTCTATttataatgaaaaatcccaaaatgaaaaaaaaaaaataaaaaaagggggCCCTTGaactaaattgaaatattattcTCTCCTTGTGGTATTACGAATAAGGTAGGATCAATATACCCAGTTTTTCTAACCACGACTGATCTTGAGGTTCTTGAAAATGGTAAATCATACTTCAATACTCCAGttataatcaaatcaaatggaTTGCTTGATATGATTTCCCACTTCTTGGAGTTGTCATTATCGTTGGTGTCATTACTAGTAGTGCTTTCTTTAGCAATGCTATTGGAAGCAGCTATTTTAATATCAGCCATATTTACAACCAATTTAGCCTCGGCAGTAACATTTTTGCCAGGATATAATAATCGGATTCCTCCCTTTTGAATTGTCGGTTCTCGAGAGAGAAACCCACCTTTGAAATTGAGAACCgattcaaaattcaaaatcgTTCCTAATTTAACCGTCTCTACTTTTTGTGACCCTCCCATGTTAGATATTTTCAGATTATCTGTATCAGGTAGATAGCCACTTCTTGCAAATAAATCCAACTCTACTTCATTGATGTCAACGGAAAACCACCCTGGATTAAATGCTTCAATAACAACATTGAAAACTAACTCATCTTTACTAACAATGGGGTTCTCAATGGATGTGATACCTACATCAGTTAAATCTTTTGTTGTGGCCAAAACAAACCCCAACACAAACCCTATGGTAAGCACAATTAATATACAAACAAAGGTATGAATGCATGACTTTAGAAAGCTTGTTCTTTGACTATACTGATCTGTCTTTCTTGGTAGAAAAAAATGACTGTCGCCAAATCTTTTGgggttattgttgttgttaaaatTCCGTGAAGCTGATCTGTTTATAGGGAGGTCTGgcaaatcaaaattgggTCCATTGATTTGTGATTCTTGGTCAAAATCATCGTAGTCGTAGTAAtaatgatgttgttgatcttGATAAGGAAATGGAAATGCTCTATTATTAGcaatgttgttgttgttggtattaCTCTTTTTGTTATCACCATGATCGTTGTGATTGacgttattattattattattagcaGTCAAAGGAGAATTAATATTGTGATCACTGTTGTTTCCATTATCAGTACCATCTTTGTTAGAGCCACGATCAGAACTCTCTAAAGGTTGGCCAGTTGACAAATAACGCTTGCTTTGGCGCTTCACCTGAgggaaattcaaattaagTGATCTATAATGGGGGAttctttggttttgatttaGTAATGAAGTTGATTCGTTCGCTGGGAACCTAGCTGTGTTGTCATAGTATATAAGCTCATCATCGAAATCTTCAATGTCAATATCATCAGGAATGGTACTGTATCTTCTTGGTTGTGACCCTTTTTTATCGAAAAGTTTTGATGTAGTTGATCTTAATTTTGAGGAAGTGGATGAGGTTTTGTAATTTCTTTTAGACGCGTTTTTAGTGGACACAGAAGGTGTTGCTGATGTCGCTGCTTGTATCTGATTTAGAGGAGACAGAGTATGTAGTTGTGGTTGCTGTGGTTGCGGCTGTGGTTGCGGTTGTGGTTGCTGTTGGCTCGACGTGGTTGGTggattgttgttattagtAATGGTATTTTTTGTCAAATCCCCATCGTCCGTGgaatcttcatcaattaaattatccTCAACTTCATTATATGAAAATGTATCATCATTGTATCCTTCATTGATTGAGTGGGCAACACTACTAGTTTTCTGGTATTGAGGTATATTTTCATTACCAATATTGTTCGAAGGTGAAGCAGTAAACCTTTCAGTTGAGTTTGGTAGCACAAGATTTCGGTGGTCATTATCATTCACTGAATACGTTGATGCCTCACGTAGATGTACAGGTCGTTTAAGTATTGAATCTATATTATTTGAACTGCTGATGGAGTTGGAAATTGACGGAGCCTTGGTAGAAGGAAGTTTGAACTGTTGTTGCCTCACTGGGTcatgaaaatattgaagCTGTTCCCCCTCTAGTATGGATGGCGATCGAAGGCCCGATCCTAACGCTATCGATGTTCCGGGAGGACCAGTCACCATTGCATTGGATGAAGCAATCATACTTCCGTTAACACTAGCATTAtctaaattgataatgttaTTGGTgctgttattgttgttattgttaatattaCTAGCATTATCATCAAGTTCAGTATCATTATTCTCATATATAAACGTTTCATCACTATCACTGCTTTCTATATCGTCAACCGCACTAGCCAATCGTGCAGCAAAAAAATCGGTTTTGGTTGAATTCtgttttgatattttctttttcgtcTGCTGTTTCGGTGGAGCATCTGTATTTTCATTCATGTTTCCAGTGCTAGACATATCGACTACTGAATTATTAGGATGTAGCATCGAATTTGATCAAGTTGGcagaaaaaggaaaaaaaaaaaatatgcaAAGGGTGTAAGAAGCAAGTAAACTAAGcaattatatatatgaaaataatattgtttaataacaacaacaacaaaaaaaaaaatatttagaaaaaaaagtcgtGTACATGTGCCGTGTACGTGCAAGGAAGCAAGATCAGCAAATTCCCATGTGCTGTATCACGTGATTAGGGGCATTTAAAGTTGATATAGTTCATGTTTTAGGTATAAACTCAACATTAACTAGAGATACTGGTAACACTTGATTACAGCAATAAATGACCTATTGCTTAAAATGTATTGATAGGTacaaagttttttttggataCTGTGACAACTCTGTAGTTGTTATTTACCTCACGATAGtgatttcaacaataatggATATAGATATAAACTAGATAATTAGTTAgctgaagaaaaataatgttAGTAACCTAAAAGTAAGTATTTGTTGTGCCAGAATACTCCCAACAtagtttattattcaataaagTTATGGATAGTTTTACATACTATTGTTGCAGGgtccatttttttttttgcagttTGTTAAACATGGGACAATAACAAAGCTTGTGCGTCACATACATAAACTGTTCTAGACCTTAATGAAAGAGCGGAGGAGGGGATGAAACAAGAAGTCCGTTTCAAACTTTGCATTATTGGACCGCCTGGATTGAAGGAACAATAAAGTAAAAAGCTTGTGAGAAGGACTAATAAAAAAGTCTAACACTAAATTGAGACTAAAATGTTAAGTATATTTGCGTATACGATacaaaatcattgaatcgattgttattgttgataaagtCTTGACGATGATCAAGTTGGGTTCTACCagagacaaaaaaaaaagtgcaGAAAGGAAAGCACAATAGAGAAGATTAGAAGAAACAATACATTTACACATATAGGTTTTACATATGCAAATATAAATCTGTTTCTTTGTTATTTCGTTTGTATTGAGTAACTACAACTGAGAAACCTAATTAATTTACTTCGCCTCTATTTATCCAAGCTGTTTATCGGTATTGATGTATTCATGTCTTATATGAAGTGCACCACACTTTTTGAGACCACGAATCAACACACACATGAACTTACATACACATATCCACACACAAAggcaaaagaaaaagatttcaTGAGTGATCTGTAGTTGTTGATTGACTATATCCTTTACCCCTATCTCATCTCATACCACCCcactttttttaaaaaactTTACTTTTCGTCTACCTTAAATCCAATTAGTTACAAGTTTGTGATCTTGTGATTAGAATCAGATCCTAGGTATATTCATGTGCGATGGGTATGCAATATCGTGGTTCCTCAGGCGTTTAACCAGATCCCATTGGCCTCGAGCTTTGTACGTTTGTttacaatttgaaattgaaaagtcTCACATTTATAGACGTATATTTTATATTCCgttaaacaaaaacatacatataattttgaaaaatcaactATATGATCACAAACAGCTGTTGGTATGTGCATGTGTAAATGGAAGTTTAATCGTCCAGTAGTATACGCATAATATTTATCCATTATATATGCTCAACCTTTATTACTGGGACAAAATATTGGGTATCATTTAATAGTTTTCTTGTGTTATTTTCCTTTCTGGTTCCTCAAACCGAATTCTTAAATCATCTGTGGTTATCATTACTTTCGTTATCGTTATTATGGTTGGAATTGTACTCCTGTTTTAATTCTTGGTACGTGGTCGATAGCATTAATGGATTATTACTATTCTCTTGGAAGTAGAATATTGCCAATAgaacaaataaacaacaCAATGCAAAAAATATTACTAACCCGGTGTACTCTTGACTTATGGAAAATATACCATGGCTTGAATCTTTACTGGGTATTGCTGATGGTGAAGCGGTAGACGATGACTGTAGTAAATATCTTGTATTATTGACAAACATTGGATGGAGATGGTCTTACTTTTGTTGGATAGTTGTGGTGACGACGTTTTATAGTTAGGTAATTGTGAAAGGTGCTTTAAATACAAGATTATCGAGAAATAGTTTAACAATCAGTGCAAAAAGTAAACACGATTAATGATGGGGgtatatataaattatgAATAAGATAAGAAAACTCGATAAtaaaaacgaaaaaaaaaaagaaagtgcACAGACGTCGAATggtttttatatatattgaacccagaaataaattaaaaaaaaataaaaataataaactgCTATTAGATTCCCCAAAACTGATTTATCGTTTGAGTTTAATGTTTGTGTGTTGTATACGTGTTATTATGTTTCGAGTAGACCCAAGACATTCCGTAGTTTGAGTTTCAAAACATAACTaagaaaaatgataaacaacaatagcTGCATATCGCGTATACATGTGTATTTTCCATACAAAATATGGAATGATGGTAAGCTTTTAGgttatttttggtttttgtgTCGCGTAATCTAACCCATTTTTTAGTTTAGAACC contains:
- the YFH1 gene encoding ferroxidase (Frataxin; may be required for iron storage or delivery; role in oxidative stress resistance; transcript regulated by Nrg1, repressed if iron absent induced by macrophage interaction; Hap43-repressed gene), with the translated sequence MFKRFALNSAKCLSKPACTRQLIYPQTRFITKTLPTVASALRPIGSIRAYSLSTEGEAIDDKIDKLTDNEYAKVSNEYLENLSDSLEELNEDFEQVDSELSQGVLTLTLPPNGTYVINKQPPNKQIWLSSPISGPKRYDLIGGKWVTLRDGSSLTSLLEEEISTAIGQEFKFETVEQ
- a CDS encoding uncharacterized protein (Putative cytochrome P450; Hap43-repressed gene) — its product is MLSSIRWDEALLILLNYLNDYPVTITCFLVLLIIALGIAIDYIITPKEIANIFPIPGELPFIGHLHLILENPALIYLTWSKLYNQSIFQIRIGNKRVVVVNSFDDVVGLWVNHSCQNNSRPLSYTFHDLVSAIQGFTIGSTPASLTFQKKKKTISQYLNKRQIELKSDTINRQINIMIGELWKRDNEFEDINLLPYFQKFVLQTAIFIGYGIELDCYKEHSQFCQEIIDIENKIIRLRSPISNLQDSIPLLRIMPRWFNNSEIARMCGERRNSYMNKLYQQLQQGLAEDLPQYKNSILGDLITKTTNTQNNNDDSSDTNCTSHNNCLNEQEIQSICLTLISAGLDNTPLSLNYLFGILSHPKIGEHLQNRAIQDILEDSGGNIVLAWEKVSSLQGQMTTNQQNPMNCQYIEALVLETLRHFTVLPLSLPRLTTKAIRYKDFVIPKETHLFMNAYSANHDCQIFVNPYKFDPDRWLDPVSNSIKSQFLNFIINNNSKSSSGHGHQFKSLHSHQHFAFGAGSRMCSGYNLVIKQMYVMIIKMLLIFEIHPPTNIKKLMELNPFKNNSNPKGTSFEPKTNHINLKFRKLPNYKSLHELVLHQS
- the VAC7 gene encoding Vac7p (Ortholog of S. cerevisiae Vac7; integral vacuolar membrane protein involved in vacuole inheritance and morphology; mutants are viable), whose translation is MLHPNNSVVDMSSTGNMNENTDAPPKQQTKKKISKQNSTKTDFFAARLASAVDDIESSDSDETFIYENNDTELDDNASNINNNNNNSTNNIINLDNASVNGSMIASSNAMVTGPPGTSIALGSGLRSPSILEGEQLQYFHDPVRQQQFKLPSTKAPSISNSISSSNNIDSILKRPVHLREASTYSVNDNDHRNLVLPNSTERFTASPSNNIGNENIPQYQKTSSVAHSINEGYNDDTFSYNEVEDNLIDEDSTDDGDLTKNTITNNNNPPTTSSQQQPQPQPQPQPQQPQLHTSSPLNQIQAATSATPSVSTKNASKRNYKTSSTSSKLRSTTSKLFDKKGSQPRRYSTIPDDIDIEDFDDELIYYDNTARFPANESTSLLNQNQRIPHYRSLNLNFPQVKRQSKRYLSTGQPLESSDRGSNKDGTDNGNNSDHNINSPLTANNNNNNVNHNDHGDNKKSNTNNNNIANNRAFPFPYQDQQHHYYYDYDDFDQESQINGPNFDLPDLPINRSASRNFNNNNNPKRFGDSHFFLPRKTDQYSQRTSFLKSCIHTFVCILIVLTIGFVLGFVLATTKDLTDVGITSIENPIVSKDELVFNVVIEAFNPGWFSVDINEVELDLFARSGYLPDTDNSKISNMGGSQKVETVKLGTILNFESVLNFKGGFLSREPTIQKGGIRLLYPGKNVTAEAKLVVNMADIKIAASNSIAKESTTSNDTNDNDNSKKWEIISSNPFDLIITGVLKYDLPFSRTSRSVVVRKTGYIDPTLFVIPQGENNISI
- a CDS encoding uncharacterized protein (Ortholog of C. dubliniensis CD36 : Cd36_44020, C. parapsilosis CDC317 : CPAR2_302330, Candida tenuis NRRL Y-1498 : CANTEDRAFT_105448 and Debaryomyces hansenii CBS767 : DEHA2C10582g); the encoded protein is MTTEINQINKYIKEKITTNSSLFKTTFHQLINHRYTLLMFFTILIIAVILVAVMVILPYASGLTKIEIDRSHHQSSKKSSQESKPPQQQQQQYYGYVPPDEIQDLDDQANQQHQSLKDRAHLLKERLQVTADDIPLKIKLNKLDSGSTASGNSSGLRHRKREKLDLDNNPNTYDYDIDELIAEENDLARKEQQQEFYKDQIIGKEREEMV
- a CDS encoding uncharacterized protein (Protein of unknown function; Spider biofilm induced), which produces MFVNNTRYLLQSSSTASPSAIPSKDSSHGIFSISQEYTGLVIFFALCCLFVLLAIFYFQENSNNPLMLSTTYQELKQEYNSNHNNDNESNDNHR